Sequence from the Pseudomonas sp. LS.1a genome:
GAGTGACCCTGTGGGAGCGGGTTCACCCGCGAACACCGGCGTAGCCGGTGCCAAACACCGCGTCGCATTCTTCGCGGGTTAACCCGCTCCCACTGGGGCTGCAAGGCAGCCCCTGTTTTTAGCCCGCCACGCTCGCCTGAATCGCCGTCAGGGCAATGGTATGCACGATATCGTCAACCTGCGCCCCGCGCGGCAAGTCGTTCACCGGCTTGCGCAACCCTTGCAGCATCGGCCCCAGGCTGACCCCGTCGGTGCTGCGCTGCACCGCCTTGTGGGTCGTGTTGCCGGTATTCAGGTCCGGGAACACGAACACCGTTGCACGCCCGGCCACCGGGCTGTTCGGCGCCAGTTCTCGTGCAATCGCCGGGTTGGCCGCCGCGTCATACTGCAGTGGCCCGTCGATCAGCAGCTCCTGCGCCGCACCCTGTGCCAGGCGGGTTGCTTCACGCACTTTCCCGACCTCTTCATCGCTGGCCGAATCGCTTGAGTAACTGATCATCGCCACCCGCGGCGCGATGCCGAAGGCCTGCGCAGATTCGGCACTCTGCCGGGCGATCTCGGCCAGTTCGGCAGCGCTCGGGTGCGGGTTCATCACGCAGTCGCCGTACACCAGCACCTGCTCGGGGAACAGCATGAAGAACACCGACGACACCAGGCTTGAGCCCGGTGCGGTCTTGATCAGCTGCAGGGCCGGGCGGATGGTGTTGGCAGTGGAGTGCACCAGGCCCGAGACCAGGCCGTCCACTTCGTCCAGGGCCAGCATCATGGTGCCGATCACCACCGGGTCTTCCAGTTGCTGCTCGGCCATTGGCGCATTGAGGTTCTTGCTCTTGCGCAGCTCGACCATCGGCTCCACATAGCGCCCGCGAATCAGCTCGGGGTCGAGAATCTCCAGGCCCGGCGGCAAGGTGATGCCTTGGGCGCGGGCCACGGCGTCGACATCCTCGGGCTTGGCCAGTAGCACGCAGCGGGCAATGCCGCGGGCCTGGCAGATGGCCGCAGCCTGCACCAGCAGCGGCTCGGCACCTTCCGGCAGGACGATGCGCTTGTTGGCCTGCTGTGCCCGCTGGATCAGCTGGTAGCGGAACACTGCCGGCGACAGGCGCAGTTCGCGTGGGGTGCCGCAACGCTGGTGCAGCCAGGCGGCGTCGAGGTGGCTGGCGACGAAGTCGGTGATGAATTCGGCGCGCTCGCGGTCGTCCACCGGGATTTCGCGGTTCAGCGAATTGAGCTGGTTGGCGGTGTCGTACGAGCCGGTACTGACCGACAGGATCGGCAGGCCGGCCTGCAGGGCACCACGGCACAGACCAAGGATGCGTGCGTCAGGTTTGCTGTCGCTGGTCAGCAGCAGGCCGGCCAGTGGGACGCCGTTGATCGCTGCGAGGCTGACGGCGAGGATGATGTCGTCGCGGTCGCCCGGGGTCACCACCAGCGTGCCCGAGGTGAGCAGTGGCACCGTGTTGGCCACGGTGCGCGCGCAGATGATGATCTTGCTCATGCGCCGCTGCTCGTAGTCACCGGCATTGAGCACCTGGGCACCGAGCAGGTCGGCCACGTCGCGGGTGCGCGGGGCGTTCAGTTCGGGCTGGTAGGGGATGCAGCCGAGCAGGCGGAAGTCGTTGCCGCGCAGCAGTGGCGAGTGCTCGCGCAGGCGGGTGGAAAAGTCCGCCATGCTTTCGTCGGTGCGCACTTTGTTGAGGATGACCCCGAGCACCTTCGGGTCGCGTGGGCCGCCGAACAGCTGGGCCTGCAGTTCGACCCGCCCGGACAGTTCACTGAGCACTTCGTTTTCCGGTGCCGACACCAGGATCACCTCGGCATCCAGGCTCTTGGCCAGGTGCAGGTTGACCCGCGCGGCGTAGCTGGCATGGCGCGTAGGCACCATGCCCTCGACCACCACCACGTCGTTACCGATGCAGGCTTGCTGGTAAAGACGGATGATTTCTTCGAGCAACTCGTCCAGCTGGCCATCGCCAAGCATGCGCTCGACGTGGGCCAGGCTCAGCGGCACGGGGGGCTTGATGCCGTGGGTGCGGGCGACCAGCTCGGTGGAGCGCTCGGGGCCGGTGTCACCCGGGTGGGGCTGGGCGATCGGCTTGAAGAAACCGACCTTCAGGCCGGCGCGCTCCAGGGTGCGCACCAGGCCCAGGCTGATGGAGGTCAGGCCGACACCGAAGTCGGTCGGCGCAATGAAAAATGTCTGCATGCGTGCTTCTCGAAATAAGCGGTGCAAGAAATTAACGGCCAAGGGTAGCGCTATCGGCCCCCTGTGCGCACCAGCCGCAAGCGAAAGGCTGGCCGATGCGCTGCGCGCGCCGGGCCGGGTCGAGCACCCAGGGGCGTGCCTGCCACGGCGGCTGGTGGCGCAGGTGCTGGGTGTGGCCGCAGGACAGTTCGGCCACCCAGTGGCCCTCTTCGTCCTGGTGGAAGCCGGTGATCCGACTGATGGGCCGTTGCTCGTCCGCGGTGCGTTCGCATTCGGGCGATGGCTTGGTTACACTTGTCCGCTCTACATACTTTTGCAAAAGGTCTTGCCCCATGCTGATCGCCGCCAACAAGGCTGTCTCCATCGACTATACCCTGACCAACGACGCCGGGGAGACCATCGACAGCTCCGCTGGCGGTGCACCGCTGGTTTACCTGCACGGTGCCGGCAACATCATCCCGGGCCTGGAAAAAGCCCTGGAAGGCAAGCAGGCCGGTGACGAGCTGAACGTTTCCATCGAGCCGGAAGATGCCTACGGCGAATACCTGGCCGAGCTGGTCAGCACCCTGAACCGCAGCCTGTTCGAAGGCGTCGACGAGCTGGAAGTGGGCATGCAGTTCCACGCTTCGGCACCGGATGGCCAGATGCAGATCGTCACCATCCGCGACATCGACGGCGACGACGTGACTGTTGACGGCAACCACCCGCTGGCCGGTCAGCGCCTGACCTTCCAGGTCAAGGTAGTCAACGTGCGTGACGCCAGCGACGAAGAAATCGCTCACCGCCACATCCACGGTGAAGGTGGCCATCACCACTGATTTTCTGCGCTAAGCTCAGAAAGTCGCCAGGCGCTCGGGCAAGCCGATTTGCCTTCCTACGGGAGGTGGACGGTTTGGACGAGCGCCTTTTTAGTGGGCGGATTTCGCCTGCGCGGCAACCGGGAACCTGAGAGGGGATTCATCATGAGTGCATTTCACGACCTGAAACTGGACGCGTTGAACGGCGGGGAGCTGCCCCTCGCACCGTTCAAGGGCCAAGTGGTGCTGGTGGTCAACGTTGCCTCCAAGTGTGGGCTCACGCCGCAATACAAGGCCCTGGAAAACCTCTACCAGGTTTACAAGGACAAGGGCTTCAACGTGCTTGGCCTGCCGTGCAACCAGTTTGCCGGCCAGGAGCCGGGCAGCGAAAAGGAAATCCGGGAGTTCTGCAGCCTCAACTACGGGGTGAGCTTCCCGCTGGGTGCCAAGCTGGAGGTCAACGGGCCGGGGCGTCACTCGCTGTACCGCCTGCTGGCGGGCGAGGGGGCAGAGTTTCCGGGTGACATTACCTGGAACTTCGAGAAGTTTCTGGTCGGCAAGGACGGGCGGGTGCTGGCGCGTTTCTCGCCGCGCACGGCGCCGGATGATCCGGCGGTGGTGCAGGCTATCGAGAAGGCGTTGGGCTGAGTAGCTGGGGACGTATCAAGGCTGCCAGGTGATTGTCGCAATATGTGCAGCGCCTGTGAAATCGAGCGCCGCCCGCGCGGCGCTTCGCGGGACAAGCCCGCTTCCACATTTGTTGCAACGTGCCGAACCTGTCAAGCCATGGTTGCCTGTCTTGGTGCATGTCTTGAGACTGGTGAGGTGGCGGTAGCGCCAGCCGAGAAATTGAGTCAGGCCAACTAAGGCTGACAACCATGGCCTAACAGACATGGCCACGTTGCAACAAATGTGGGAGCGGGCTTGTCCCGCGAAGCGCCGCGCGGGCGGCGCTCGGTCTTACAGGCGCTGCACATATTGCGTCGAACGCTCAGCCGCCCCCCCGGGATGTCGACAAGCGCTATACAGATACCCCTCAAACTGCTCGACAATCGCCGGCCAGCCCTGGCGGCTGGCATGCCGCCGCGCATTCAGGCGCACCCGGCGTAACGTCTCTTCTTCTTCCAGCAGCCAGCAGGCAGAGTCGATGAACGCTGCCTGATCCCCCGGCATGGCCAGTGCACCGCTATGGCCATGGCGAATATGCTGCGCAGCGGCCGCCTCGTCATACGCGACCACCGCCAGGCCCGAGGCCATGGCTTCGAGCACCACATTGCCAAAGGTTTCGGTCAGGCTCGGAAACAGGAACAGGTCACCGCTGGCATAGTGTTCGGCCAGCACCTCGCCACGCTGGGCACCGCAGAACACGGCATCCGGTACCTGCTGTTCCAGGGCGGCACGCTGCGGGCCGTCACCTACCATGATCAGGCGCAGGCGTTTGTGTGGATAAGTTTTCTGCAGGGCCTCCAGGCTTGGGCGCAGCAAGCCCAGGTTCTTCTCTGCCGCCAGCCGCCCCACATGCAGGACGGCGATGTCATCCGGGCCAAGCCCCCAGCTTTCCCGTAATGCGGGGCTGCGCCGGGCCGGGTTGAACAGGCAGGCATCGACCCCCCGGGCCAGCAGTTCCAGGCGTTCGAAGCCGCGGCGCTCAAGCTCCTGGCGCTGGCTGAGGCTGGGCACCAGGGTGATCGCCGTGCGCCGATGGAACCAGCGCAGGTAGTGGGTGAGCAGGCGCGTCAGCAGGCCCAGCCCGTATTGGCCGGAGTACTGCGGGAAGTTGGTATGGAAACCACTGACCACAGCCACCCCCAGGCGCCGGGCCGCGCGCAGTGCGCTGAGCCCCAGCGGCCCCTCGGTGGCGATGTACAGCACATCCGGGCGCTGCCGGCGCCAGCGGCGCAACAGCTTGTGCATCGACACCTCGCCCCACTGCAACCCCGGGTAACCAGGCAGGGGCCAGCCACGGCACAGCATCAGGTTCGGGTCGTTGTGCAGCGGGGCTTCACCGGCCTGGCGCGGGCGCACCACTTCGATCTCATGGCCGCGTTGGCGCAACCCTTCGCTGAGGCGGCCAAGGGTATTGGCCACGCCGTTGATCTCGGGTGGGAAGGTTTCGCTGACCAAGGTAATGCGTAGGGCGGGTGTGTTCATGAAAAAAAGTTTCCGCCTGCTGGGTTGCGCCAATGTGACTGCCATGTGACGTACTGATGACGCCTGATTGCCGACGCTTTTCGCTTTGTGAATTTTTCCTTGCAGGCCGCTCAAGAGGGGGCACCGACAGCCGATGCAGATGCATTCGACTACCTGATGCGCTCCAGGAGAGCGGTGATGTTCAACAACAAGCTCAAGCAAGAAATCCGGCAGCTACGCGAAGACCTGATGTCCATCGAACAGGTCAAGAGTAGCCTCGACAGCGAGATGCTGGTACTGCAACTCGACCCTCAGGGACGGATCGAGATGGTCAACGGCAACTTCGAGAGCGAGAT
This genomic interval carries:
- a CDS encoding FKBP-type peptidyl-prolyl cis-trans isomerase produces the protein MLIAANKAVSIDYTLTNDAGETIDSSAGGAPLVYLHGAGNIIPGLEKALEGKQAGDELNVSIEPEDAYGEYLAELVSTLNRSLFEGVDELEVGMQFHASAPDGQMQIVTIRDIDGDDVTVDGNHPLAGQRLTFQVKVVNVRDASDEEIAHRHIHGEGGHHH
- a CDS encoding DUF3565 domain-containing protein yields the protein MGQDLLQKYVERTSVTKPSPECERTADEQRPISRITGFHQDEEGHWVAELSCGHTQHLRHQPPWQARPWVLDPARRAQRIGQPFACGWCAQGADSATLGR
- the pta gene encoding phosphate acetyltransferase is translated as MQTFFIAPTDFGVGLTSISLGLVRTLERAGLKVGFFKPIAQPHPGDTGPERSTELVARTHGIKPPVPLSLAHVERMLGDGQLDELLEEIIRLYQQACIGNDVVVVEGMVPTRHASYAARVNLHLAKSLDAEVILVSAPENEVLSELSGRVELQAQLFGGPRDPKVLGVILNKVRTDESMADFSTRLREHSPLLRGNDFRLLGCIPYQPELNAPRTRDVADLLGAQVLNAGDYEQRRMSKIIICARTVANTVPLLTSGTLVVTPGDRDDIILAVSLAAINGVPLAGLLLTSDSKPDARILGLCRGALQAGLPILSVSTGSYDTANQLNSLNREIPVDDRERAEFITDFVASHLDAAWLHQRCGTPRELRLSPAVFRYQLIQRAQQANKRIVLPEGAEPLLVQAAAICQARGIARCVLLAKPEDVDAVARAQGITLPPGLEILDPELIRGRYVEPMVELRKSKNLNAPMAEQQLEDPVVIGTMMLALDEVDGLVSGLVHSTANTIRPALQLIKTAPGSSLVSSVFFMLFPEQVLVYGDCVMNPHPSAAELAEIARQSAESAQAFGIAPRVAMISYSSDSASDEEVGKVREATRLAQGAAQELLIDGPLQYDAAANPAIARELAPNSPVAGRATVFVFPDLNTGNTTHKAVQRSTDGVSLGPMLQGLRKPVNDLPRGAQVDDIVHTIALTAIQASVAG
- a CDS encoding glycosyltransferase family 4 protein — encoded protein: MNTPALRITLVSETFPPEINGVANTLGRLSEGLRQRGHEIEVVRPRQAGEAPLHNDPNLMLCRGWPLPGYPGLQWGEVSMHKLLRRWRRQRPDVLYIATEGPLGLSALRAARRLGVAVVSGFHTNFPQYSGQYGLGLLTRLLTHYLRWFHRRTAITLVPSLSQRQELERRGFERLELLARGVDACLFNPARRSPALRESWGLGPDDIAVLHVGRLAAEKNLGLLRPSLEALQKTYPHKRLRLIMVGDGPQRAALEQQVPDAVFCGAQRGEVLAEHYASGDLFLFPSLTETFGNVVLEAMASGLAVVAYDEAAAAQHIRHGHSGALAMPGDQAAFIDSACWLLEEEETLRRVRLNARRHASRQGWPAIVEQFEGYLYSACRHPGGAAERSTQYVQRL
- a CDS encoding glutathione peroxidase gives rise to the protein MSAFHDLKLDALNGGELPLAPFKGQVVLVVNVASKCGLTPQYKALENLYQVYKDKGFNVLGLPCNQFAGQEPGSEKEIREFCSLNYGVSFPLGAKLEVNGPGRHSLYRLLAGEGAEFPGDITWNFEKFLVGKDGRVLARFSPRTAPDDPAVVQAIEKALG